The sequence ATGACATGTTGTCAAGAATTAACGATGAGATGAAAGAAAGTTTGACAAATGGACCGCATCAATAAATCTTCTCGGACCACCTAAACAAAGAGAGCAAAAGgacagtatttttaaaaataaattgccaAGAACACTGGAACCAGGCATCTGCTTGATTTTAATTgtgaataaaaagtaattaccTGTATGCGTGGAAGTAATAAAGAAAGCGATGTAAatcttttaagctttttttacaAAGAAGTGAAGGTCGGAAAGAATGATTGAAAGCGGTGGAGCCCATCATAAAAAGATGTGCATGGATGCAGTATCTATCATGATTTTAGTCAAGTTGTTGTGTGGATCCGTGCACCGCGGGGCACGCGTGTGGAAATTGATTGGACGACAGATTTCGGTGCCCATTGTCTAGCGATTGGGCTTGacttttcttcgttcttttattattttttttaatcaaaatcagGATTTGATGAATCTGTCACTTTAATGGGCTCATCTAAATTGTGCTATTAgcacacaaaattaaaaaaaaaaattatattgaattgatataaaaacaaaaaaaaaatagtgaaatattataatttgactatattgctttttatttcaaaacgcAACAAAGATAGTTGctgcattttaaaataataatatttcataaatatcacatttttaaaacatgacaaaattaaaatatgttatttataattcaatCAATCGAACTAGCATGTAATAGCCAATGAAACTTATCAATAATAACAGAAAAAATCTCAATCCTGTCAAAACACTTTGAATCATGGGCCTTGACCCAACTCTTAgggatttgatatttttcataatcgaacacttcaattcaataaagtagcgcaaaaaaaacactttgaatcttatattattttatttaatacattgattatttttctattttcctatgagtttattttacattaagtatattaaagataaaatctcTATTTGAAATAAgaatatagtttttggaatttgataaataatatagaaaaaatgtGGTGGCTATGTTTGAATTAACGAGTATCTggtatgattatgattatggaGTTAAAACATAATTCACCCTTTTTCATGTTGATgattagtgaaaaaataaaaaaaaataaaaactttatctgttacactaaaaaaataaaaaataatggataaCTTGGATAACTACTAAATAGACAGCATTATCCATTTAGGCTAAGCCGACATAGACAACTAGTTTGTCTGGTATGGACAAGGACAACCATGTCCTTTAATGGGCCTTCACCCAAGAAAATCTCCATGTTTGTCAAATCATGGGCTTTATCCCAACTCTTAGGCCCGTTACTAGAGAGTGTACAATATTGGTGGTATACAATACAATGTAGCCGCATGCTTACTTCTCTAGCCGTGCTTCACCAATCTTCTGTGTTTATCGCCAATAGCTATCGTCTGCCAACCTTTCTAGCCAATCATCTACGGGCACTAACATTTCTCATCAATAGATGCAGTGCCTAACATTCTGTTATGGTGCCTGCACATCTTGACCTAGTGAAAATATGGAGATTAATACTCCAATTAGTTGAATAAAGATGATATATACTGTTCATCTTTTATGCCAGCACGCAagcttaaaaaaagataaaaaaaaaaaaaaaaaaacattttcattttcaggGAAAACAATAAATCCAATTTCTCACGAGTTTCATGAACATGATTTGTGTTACCAGACTCAATTGATAGGAGACCCTATTGAGGCAGGCAACTCAATGCGCACATATACTAGCAAAACCCCTGCCAGAGCGGTCATGATGAATTCCACAGGCAAAATACACAGCAGACATCAAATACTAATAAGGAAACAAACTCCTCAAAGCAAACACACAATATACCACAAGGAAGAAAAGGGTTGCTTCTTGCATATATCCATAAATTAGATAGCTCTTGAAAACCTTGCGCAACTACGACACATACAGAGTGGTCTTTATCAGTGTAAAAAGTAGACAACCATATTCAAATTCGATTTCCCTGGAATGTTGCCATGACTTCCACGGTATTATAATACAAATTAGGCTTTAGGACTGCAGCAAACACAGAATCTGACCATCTTTTCGCCTTTACAGGTATATAACTCAAATAGCAACATCATTTATCTTATGGGATTGAGATTTATTAAACgtaagaaataaaagataaaatctcGAGTGCGGTTggcataaaatccaaaaatgtaGAAGCGTGAGAAAGAATACTGGAAGGTGAAACTTCTGAGCAGCACCAGCAAATGTTTTAGTGAGAGGAGCAGCGAAGTGAGTATCTACCCAGTCAGTCTAAAGCGCCTATCACTGCATCAACAACCTCTTGGGTGGTGCTGGATCCTCCTAGATCTTTTGTTCGGTAACGGCCCTCTGAGATTACCTGTTTGACTGCAGTTTCTAATCGATCAGCAAAAGAAGGGAACTGGAGATGTCTTAGCATCATGGCAGAAGAGAGAAGCACCGCAACTGGGTTTGCTGTCTTCTGTTCCAATAGTTTCTCATTTCCTACGTTTCCTGCTGAAGCGCCTTGCTCAAATATAGCATGATCAGCCCCAACATTGCCTGCAACAATGAATCTCATTCTTAGCATTCCCAGTGATTCTGAATGTAAAAGGACAACTTTGGGCAAGTGAAACAAAATCTTTCTAAGAAATAATTTTCTCCTCcaactttcttttcttatgtagATGGAGGAGAGGGGGGTGGGTGGTTTAATAACCAAAGAGATGTTTTAAAATGAATGAAGGCAAACAATGATCCAATTTCACACCAAGGGTCAACCCCCCACCCCCCCTCTCCCCACCCGACGCACACTCAAAAATATATGCACGTATACAGATGTGTTTATCAGTAGCATTCATCATCCACAATGCAAATCCAATGCATTAGAATTTTACAGTGCATCTATAAACATTTGTCTGCTTGCCTAACTAGTAGCGCTTGTCTCTAGCATCATCATATGAAAGACATAAGATATATTCACCGGACTTTTATTATCATGTGAACGGATTTAGCTATGGAGAGGAGTGCTGATGTTGTAAACATCTAGTTTTACATCTAAGACATAAGATACCCAGGATTGGTGAACAGCAAACTTATTCAACCCAGAGATCTAGGCATATTAGCAGACTTGGTAGGGAATAATCTTTAACATTTGAAGCATCAAATGTTCAAAGGTTATCACACAAACGTCACTTTGAGCACAACATTctacagaataaaaaatattccaacaTGGGCCATTAACTGCTGTCCTGAATTCCCAATAGACTGATAGCTCAATTCATGACCTTAAATCTCCTGTTGAAATGCTCCAACACTACTGGGCTCTCAAAGGAGCCAGAGCCACGAGATGAACCTTTCATTTTATAATCGAAAGAATACAAGTGTTGTGTTGACTTAATATCCACAAATGCTATCTGGTAATTTTAAAAAGCAGAAACCAGCTAAAATTCATCAACACCAAACCTTTACACAACAAAGAGCAcctattttcatatattatgTCCTAGTTGAGATCCTCTAACAAATATATTGCAAAGCAAGCAATGTTAAGGTGACTTAAAGCAATCCATTTGGATGAGCTCATGACCTTGAAGTAGACATTAGATCAGGGAAATCTATGATAATCATTCATCAAGTTGGCTTCACAATCACCTACTTCTTGTGTGTTTTCTATCATCAGTTATTCCAACAGCACATAAAACTACAATAAAGTAATAAGTTATGAGGCAAAATATATCAACAAATTACCTCCTGGCATGACTCCAGAGCCACCAGCAATACCTGCAGCTGTATTTGCAACGAGATTGCCATAAAGATTAGGCGTCACCTGCAAATTGTAAATCCAGTGGTATCAGCTAAAGAATGCTCCATTGTTACTATTCCCCATTACTATTTcagaaaaggaaagggaaaactGAAAAGTATTGAGATTTGAAAGAAGAGTTTGCAGAGCTTCACAGACCACTATTGATTACTGACAGCCAAGAAGGATATTCTTCTTATATATAACTTACGATAAAGGGAaaatgttgttgttgctgttgcctCCAAAGATCCAAGACTTGTTGACACAGGAGACAAAACTAAGTTTATAAACTAGGtatctaaatttaaaatcttaagtcggaaaaaaaaattaaaaagaaaactcaaaaccaAACAGAATTGTATTAACTAGAAGAtgtaataaacaaaataaagtagaTCACAATAGTTAGTCAAGTCTCGGAAAGCAAGTGAACAGATGTAATGCAGTTGATGCTATAGTATCAACAGCAATTGATTAGATATAGCTAGGCAAGTCACATATAGAATTTTCCAGGTGCTTATTCCATACCATCACATCAAATTGCTCAGGCTTCGAGACAAGTTGCATGCAGCAATTGTCCACGATAATTTCATTGTATTTGATTCCAGGATATTTTGTAGCAACTTCCCTACAAGATTCCAAGAACAAACCATCTGCGAGCTTCATAATGTTTGCTTTGTGCACAGCGGTCACTTTCTTCCGGTTATTCAGGTAAGCATACTCAAAAGCATATTTTGCAATGCGCTCCGAGCAGAACTTTGTTATCACCTGTCAAATTAGCAAGTATGTGATGCAGAAATAATCCCTAAAAATGCAAAACTGGACAAGGTAAAGGGAAAACTAGCTCTGTAAATAAACACGCagtccaaatttaatataaaaaaaacactacataGTTAAAGCGATATTATGGGATAACAAGGTATCTATCGTTCATGTATTTCAATTCTGCTTTCAAGTCTCTGACCACAAAGCACGAATCTACAAAACATAGAGATATGTGAATTTATCCAATAATGATTAGGAGGGACTACTTATAGTCCCTCACTTCACATTCATGGATGTGGAAAAAGAACATTGTGCTAGTTGCAGTGATAGTTCCAAAGTGAATTGTAGTGCAAAGTAATACAGCTTTCAAGTTTAAAAGTCCTAAATGCTAGAAAAGCAAATTCCCAATTCAAAACCATAAACTGAAATAACTTCCACCTATGCTCAATCAACGTTAAAGTATTCACTAATTAGAAACGAAGGCTTAACAGCTAAATCACACCTGCTTTACCATGGccacttaaatattaaaagcaaAGATATTTATCAAAGTAACCATTGTCACTTAAATGTCATAAATTCAATCAATATTAACACCAATTTCATTCCATACACAAAATTAAAGCAGAGACATATATAACAGAGACTTCCAAGTTCCAAGTTTTAATGATAATCACCTAAACAATTACATTCCAATCCTAATTAGCACAATTTCGATCATGCTCTTAATTTGCAAATTGTGGAACCATGCTAGGACAAAGGAACGCGTAACAAGAACTCCCCATGCTTCAATCATAATAATCACATTAACAATAACACATGTTCAATCATAATTAATCACCCCAGTTTCATTCATATTTCAAAACTCACAACCCAAAATTCCATATTCCCAGGATTTAACCATAAtctcattaacaaaaaaaaaaaaatcaataataattaacaccAATTCATCCAGATTTCAGTTTTCCACTCATGATTTGGAGCCTCTGTGGGACCCACAAACACCCTAAAATCGATCAAAACACAAACCACAATAatacttgtatatatttgtgttgGTGTTTATTTTTCCGATACAACATGCTTTTCGCGCATTCAATTGAtacttttcagattttttttttaataattttaatatgctgatgtaaaagataaaaatacaaatctgaaaaaaatatcatccaaacatttttaatcaaaaaaactcTTCAACGTAATAGCAAAGCACACGAAATCCCAAAGTTTAACCATAATCACATTAGCAGCAACAATATGTTCAATCATATAATTCCAAATCATCCAGAATCTTCGACCCCGTCATATGGCACTCTATGTGGGACccagacaattaaaaaaaagaaaatgaaaaggaaatacCTTGAGACTCTCAACAACACCAGGAACCACTTCATGCTCCAAGCCGGCATACTCCCCCTCCGTATTCTCCCTAATAACAACAATATCAACATTTTGGTGTCGCGTAGGCAACCCTTGCAGATTAAAACAGTTCACCAGCGACGCATACAAATCCAACTCCTTCCTCAATTGCAAGTTCAATGAACTAACTCCTCCTCCCATAGGCGTCGTCAAACCTCCTTTCAAGCAgactttgtttttcttgatcgATTCCATCACTTCCGATGGCACTCTCATCATGTCGCCATGGACCTCGTATTTCTCGAAATAGACTGGCGCGTGCATTGCTTCCATGACTTGTTCGACGGCGTTGGTGACTAAAGGGCCGATTCCATCGCCGGGGATCAAGGTTACCGGCCGTGGTTCACCGTCGCCAGGGCGTGGCATATAGGTTACGGATCGGCGGAGGGTGggggtggtggaggaggaggaggaggacagGAGGTGTTTAAGAAGGGGTAAGGAGCGTCTCGCCATGGGTTCGGGTCGGGTTTAGGGAGGGGTTTGTGGTATTGAATGATTACTCAGAGGTGCAAATGGGCATAAATGTGTCGAGGGAATTAAATTAAGTAGGAGGAGAGAGGTGAGTCCCTCTGCGACTGACTCattccataattttattttattttattttatttttagttatggtCAATAAAACTGAAGGTTGGCtcagattttcttcttcttcggaACGGAGTTTCGGTAACTAATGCGTCGGGTAAATtattgccttttttatttttaaattttcgaTTATATACGtagggtttttttagtttacctgtaataaaaaataaataaataaattctccCTACTTGTAGTGgggtttttgttttagaatcaGCATTATATCAATTTCTTCGtcagcaacaacaacagcaattTTGGAATGAAAAGGAGACCAAAGAACTATGATTTATCTTTCTGACAGAGAACATCTAATAACATTTGTTCTGTAATTACAAAACCCATAATTCTCCGGtttaaattcctaaaaaatttgaTCTAGCCGTGAGATAACACAGATTATTTATCTAGTTTtactactaatttttttattaaaaaaataataatatgggtGTACTTGTAAAATACTATTGTGACGTGTTGTTTTTTATGGCACCAAACGCCAAACGGTAGGACCACACGGGCTTAGCCGTGTtatgtctttctttttttaacgaAAGAACAGATGCTCGTTTCAGCGCTGCCAATGGACGGGCGAAGATGTGGGACCTGCTTAATGGGAGGCGCTGCTTCTAAAGCTGTCTTCGGTGACGCTTTACAACCAGTtatttttaactgtttttttattttaatattcttttaatatttttaatacttttaatgtattaatattataaattaaaaaaatatatattattttaatatatctttaattaaaacaCGCTTTAAGGCAAATGTTTATTTCCAGAAAGTAGTTTTCaggaaattattttctaaactttcatgtgtttgtttgccattagaaaaattAGTCAATATAAAACACTTTCTgatcaacggaaaatacttttcagtcaaagaaaaatttagcttgatttttaggaaagtgttttcctttttagctgtgtttgtttttcgaaAAGTGGTTTctgaaaaatcactttccaaactttcttgtgtttgtttgccattagaaaagttggtcaacggaaaacactttctagtaaaagaaaaatttggcttggtttttaggaaagtatttttctgaaaaatttggacggaaaacactttccggaagttgtgaaaaatttagaaatgtcattatttgctgattatatcaaatttgatcctcaaacttttaattgctatatatattttgttttgaatatttatttttcaatttcatctcttaaaattttatttttatattaactttgatccttatttttataattgctatttgctttttccttattatttttttattgaaattttttatctatcaaatttggtccttattcttttgattgttacttatttcatttgaaataatttatgaaatgttgattattattattttaatttcttcatctttcatttttttttttttagatttgatctctattattttgattattatttattttatttgatataatttatgaaattatatttttttttcaatttcattctcatttaactttttaatttgtaagatttattcctcattattttaataaacttaagaaaaataaaatattaataaattattttccagttcattttccatgacataaccaaacactagaaagtgtttttcaacttatttttcattacataccaaatatcggaaaatacttttctcgGAATTCACCTTCCCGGAATTTATTTtctccggaattcactttccataaagaaactactttccaacaaacaaacgaGGCCTAAAAAGACCTCTTTCACCCATCACCAAAGACTTGctaaataaacaatttatattatttaaaaaaaatattatggaaaATAAGAGAAGATAATAGTTTTGGCGAGCCTAACAGTACAAAATTTGATGGTCATTGTATTATTAATACATTATTGAAGGTAGGATCGGTCTCGTGGGCACCGTGCAACATTTATTAGTAAAGTTCCATGTTTAAGATGATTAAGGGTGTTTtacaaagttttatttatttatttatttattaaaaaaaatattaaattgatttttgtttttagtattcTCTTAtagtttgatgttttaatatcaaaaatataaaatatatatatatatatatataatttaatttgatgtattttcaagtgaaaaaactattttaaaaagcactctacaccacaatctcaaacacacATTAAATTAGTGTTTGGTTACTATCATGAAACATGAGAAAAACAGGGATAAAAAACGAGATGGAGATAGGATTATGTATGGTGGTGATGTACAGGATAAAGTGATTATCTTTGTATCATATTTGGTTATGgtagataaaatatataaaactataatttactCTTAACATGTAACGTTGTCAaacttgtatattttaaaaataattaaaaattaataatattataataaccctattataaaattaaaaccgaCTTAATTGGTTGAACTAAGGCTTAAactgatcttttttttttttaaatgattgacTCGACCTGACCTAATCAAAAAATAGATCAATTTGGGATAAAACAcgggttaaaaattaattgacttttttgggaaaaaaaacttgtcaaaacaaggttgctttgatttttttttgtcagtcGAGTTAACCCTTCCTACTAGTGACCTGAATTTTATATCAGGTTAATTCCTGAGGCGGATTTTAAAGttatgataatagtaataaatatcaatttgttttttttaaaaaacaaaatcacggAGAATAATAGAAGATAATAGTTTTGGTGAGCTTACCAATACAAATTTTGATGGTCATTATATTATTAGCACGATTAAAGGTAGGATTGGTCCCATGGACAAAGTTCCATGTTTAATAATGATTAAGGGTTAATTTGGAAGTGCATctgttttctaatttaaaaaataaaaaaatatattaaattgatttttgtttttaatatttctcttatagttttgatgtgttaatattaaaaacaatctgaaaataatttattttaatatatttcaagtgaaaatttattttgaaaaacactttacacTATTCTCAAGTACACATTAAGTTAAGTTAGTGTTTGTTTACTATATCgggacataaaaaataagatggaaacataattatatttggTAATCATGTACAAAATAAAGTGACTATCTTTACATTATATTTGGTTATggtggacaaaaaaaaaatatataaaaaatatatatttgaccCTAAATATATACTACAAGTGAATGTAACTTTTAACTCGATTTCAAATATGCTCATTAaccatgttataaaaaaatttctaacatttttcaCCATCAATTAGTAAGTTGTTGATGATACTTTAATAATCTTGTCATTTTCAGTCCTCTCAGCATTTCTTAGAGCTATTATTctaatgttttctattttatttatttgaatgtttttcttagtatGCAAATGATCCAATAACCAAACGCCATCATCCTTTTAAACACGTTAGTGATCAGGTAATTTTGCTTAGTTTGTTTAGCAGTATAAATTGTGgctgctttttaaataactttttcgtactaaaatgcatgtcaatgatatttttttattttttaaaaaatatttttgacatcaacacatcaaaatgatttgaaaacattaaaaatatattaatttaaagttaataaaaaaataaaaaaaattcaatttttttcaaaagcacttttgaaacgcaaaaataaatagataattagGTCGCGTTTGTTTACGCGGTTGTTGCAAcgttttaaacaaaacacagCACTTTCacgtttggttttaaaaaaagaggtttTACTGTTCATAGGCCCCACATGTTATTGCATTCCAAACACAGGGTCTCATAAAGCAGCTTCccgttgcttttatttcaacaataaACAATCGCGCGCCTAGAACCACTATTCTTGCgcactgttcatgctaattaattagcatgaacatTGTAGCATACACTGTTCGCGTGAACAGTGTATGCACACTGTTCCGATAGGATTGGTTTCGGCCAGATCAGTTCTGGTTCAAAGCTCAAAATGCACTAAACCAAGTCCaacccagtaaaataaaaaatatatttttttaattttttaattgtgttttatttgaaaaactagtgtttaaacattattcaatgacactatataaattagacatatatcgcttgatgacgtagcatttgcagaatttgatcgtaatcccaattttgttcctgattatattttacctgatgttattGCGcgcttaacaaataaaaaaaactgtagtccttgtcggatgtatttcacacgtgatggaattgtaaatagtttaatggaacaataaaaaatattttatataaagtattatttattttatgatgtaataacaataattaaatctacaatatttaaattaaaaactatcaatattaatatatatttttttaaaattattttataaccttaatttcaaaaacattattaaccaaatacattaaactactttttattcaacctcattttcaaccacagttttaactaaacatacataaatatcaaatcaaccttaataaaaaatactctttataaaataatttttttcaaaccacaatcatTACAACACAAAGCTATCACAATAAGAATCACTCTCTAGCCTCATCAAACCTGCTGTGATGGTTCACAGCTAGCACTTTGATAACACAGGCAAAGACTTTTGCCTTCCTAACTCTTTCATGCAATGACTTCAGATAGATTTTTCACCAACAGTTTTGCCTACACGTGATTGTTATAATGTTTGATTTCTTCACCCATTTACTCAAATCAACATGAACACGAGCTCAAAATCCATGTTTTCAAATGGGCTAGAGATGCCAGCTCAATTCATTCACAGTTTAACATGTGCGCAAGCCTAATATTTCCCCTGTCTATAAACAATGCCTTATTTCCTCTATGCTTTCAAAATTTTGCTCGCAATTTGTTCTGTTGACAACGCCTTTCTTTCGCACCTTCGATTCTTGTTGGCTTATTTCGCGCCGGTTCACAATTTCTGCACCATACACATTTGATACGCAAGCCTATGGCAGCGTGCGTGCAATGTATCtcgttaaaaactaaaatacattCATTTAAATGTGATTgttattttgatagtttttatggttaaaacatatatttttaattataatttttaaaaatatgtgtttggtttatattaatatgaaataattttttacatgtaaagtaaatgaaaagtaaattatataaagtaaataattttttaatgtatcacaaaacaaaagttatctTACCCTAACATACTTTAGCACTATTTTCCAACAAACCATCATATCAaactagctttgatacccgcgcgatgccgcgggtattttttttgtataaaaaatattttaaaaaataaaaattaaaaaatcttgaatttttctacaaagttatacccaagaaacttgggtttggctgcaacgtctgacctaagagtaatatttataatattaataataaaattaaacttgtatggcccaagtttaagtgagcctggctgtaacaccagacccaagaatattggatgtgggtctggctataaggtcgtgtcataaaagtgtgataattaaatagagtaattaaaaaaaaatcaacataaaagaaaaaactaatgaagaaaaagaaaaaaaattgaattaattgggttaactctttaaaccaggttacCTCGTAAAATCTAGGATTTgcgttatgaaagtttgataactaaatagaaaaaaaaaaataacgggtttacctagaattaactgggttaacccatcaaaccaagttaacctgttaagcccaggatacgtgtcatgaaaatctgataattaaatagaaagaaaattaactttaacaaactaaactaaatgaaaaaaaataactcgtcaaatcaggttaacctatcaaacccgagattatcatgaaaatatgataactaaataaaaaaataatttaacattaacaaaataaatcaaaccaaaaaaattcattaaaaaaaattaaaaagaaacaacaaaagaaaaaaacagtcatataatataatacaatataataataattataatgaaaaaaacgtggggaaaactaaagctaaagctaaattttcaaccaactcaatattaaaaaaataaatttaacaaagataatttaaaaaataaacatgtgggggaaacactgcaactaaacaaaaatcatgcaagggaaacactgtagtaatccgaCTTGGGTTATCGGATAGCAAGATTCTATCAACGGGAGTTTCATAGTCATTAAAAGCAAATTGTGAATATTGAGAAGATGGCACATACTCATCCGGCTGAACATGTCCGTGAGGACTTGTCATCTCGTTGCTCTAAATAAACCATGTAAACAAATATCAaggcaaatgaaaaaaaaaaaaaacactaaaaaaaccatCATTAGGACAGGATGATGGTTAAGTTAAAGAAAACACTTGGATAGAGAAAATCTTAATGACATGCACTTTCTATAGAAACCATGTAAACATAGGGATAATaagcaatcaaagaaaaaacatcatGAAATTAGGTGTTGggcaaagattaactggcttgtAAGGAAAAGGAACGACATTGGATTGAAATCCTTAACATGTCATAAGACATGATGATGGATAGGCTTAGCTAGAAAACTACTGATTGGTTtaattaaggaataaaaaacataattccaCAAAATTAACATGTCG is a genomic window of Populus alba chromosome 5, ASM523922v2, whole genome shotgun sequence containing:
- the LOC118029965 gene encoding isocitrate dehydrogenase [NAD] regulatory subunit 1, mitochondrial, with protein sequence MARRSLPLLKHLLSSSSSSTTPTLRRSVTYMPRPGDGEPRPVTLIPGDGIGPLVTNAVEQVMEAMHAPVYFEKYEVHGDMMRVPSEVMESIKKNKVCLKGGLTTPMGGGVSSLNLQLRKELDLYASLVNCFNLQGLPTRHQNVDIVVIRENTEGEYAGLEHEVVPGVVESLKVITKFCSERIAKYAFEYAYLNNRKKVTAVHKANIMKLADGLFLESCREVATKYPGIKYNEIIVDNCCMQLVSKPEQFDVMVTPNLYGNLVANTAAGIAGGSGVMPGGNVGADHAIFEQGASAGNVGNEKLLEQKTANPVAVLLSSAMMLRHLQFPSFADRLETAVKQVISEGRYRTKDLGGSSTTQEVVDAVIGALD